A window of the Gossypium arboreum isolate Shixiya-1 chromosome 2, ASM2569848v2, whole genome shotgun sequence genome harbors these coding sequences:
- the LOC108461577 gene encoding 50S ribosomal protein L22, chloroplastic-like: MVGWQGHLQCALRQVGRRLEHNYTHSTNYSSSVSRLSSPVLPRELPSYQKLWKSPASVSTPLYRYFQQLGISTSRKLLAGSSEETPIASPLTPVLAIDSGKTEEKKVVPNRTKVQAVLKKIKQSPKKVNLVAALVRGMRVEDALLQLQVTVKRAAKTVYQVIHSARANATHNHGLDPDRLLVAEAFVGKGLFLKRVSYHGKGRSGIKERPECRLTVVVREMTPEEEAELARLRVSKFRKLTKREKRLVPHKLIETSPIWNRKGSGNGRTQEPNGMVA, from the exons ATGGTGGGGTGGCAAGGACATTTACAATGTGCACTTCGTCAAGTTGGGAGAAGATTAGAACATAATTATACTCATTCTACCAACTATTCTTCTTCTGTTTCTCGCTTAAGCTCCCCTGTTTTACCTC GTGAACTGCCTAGTTATCAGAAATTGTGGAAATCTCCTGCTAGTGTCTCAACGCCTTTATATCGATATTTCCAGCAGTTG GGAATTTCCACTTCAAGGAAGTTACTAGCAGGTTCATCTGAAGAGACACCAATTGCATCACCATTAACCCCTGTTTTGGCAATAGATAGTGGAAAGACTGAAGAGAAGAAAGTTGTTCCCAATCGGACAAAAGTTCAAGCAGtgttaaagaaaataaaacag AGTCCTAAGAAGGTCAACTTGGTTGCTGCATTAGTTCGTGGCATGCGTGTTGAGGATGCATTATTACAGTTGCAAGTGACAGTAAAGCGTGCTGCTAAAACTGTCTATCAG GTTATTCATTCAGCTCGAGCAAATGCTACCCATAATCATGGATTGGACCCAGACCGTCTGCTAGTTG CTGAGGCATTTGTTGGGAAGGGATTATTTTTGAAAAGAGTTTCATATCATGGTAAAGGGCGATCTGGAATTAAAGAGAGACCCGAGTGCCGACTAACTGTTGTAGTGAGGGAAATGACCCCTGAAGAGGAGGCTGAGTTAGCCCGACTGAGGGTAAGCAAATTTCGCAAGCTTACTAAGCGCGAAAAACGACTTGTACCTCATAAACTTATTGAAACCTCTCCTATTTGGAACCGCAAAGGCAGCGGCAACGGCAGGACTCAGGAACCAAATGGTATGGTTGCATGA
- the LOC108461792 gene encoding iron-sulfur cluster co-chaperone protein HscB homolog isoform X2 has protein sequence MYKTKKLCAPLSTIFRGVLPTRRRLSPYFSNSQIPSLSSHLQSSSRVPPSYALHFLLNSNFSFQNLCSQSAAKLDSSTKRCWNCVADKTGTTPFLYCDSCRSIQPVDLSIDYFQIFGLEKKYEIEVDSLEGKYKDWQKKLHPDLVHSKSEKERGYAAEQSARVIDAYRTLSKPLSRAIYILRLEGVDVDEEQTVSDPELLTEIMEIREAVEEAPDSQALNQIQSKEF, from the exons ATGTACAAGACAAAGAAGCTATGCGCTCCTCTCTCCACCATTTTTCGCGGAGTTCTTCCAACAAGACGCCGTTTGTCTCCTTACTTTTCAAATTCACAAATTCCATCTTTATCCTCTCACCTCCAATCTTCTTCTAGGGTTCCTCCAAGCTACGCTCTCCATTTTCTCCTGAATTCAAACTTTTCCTTTCAAAATTTATGCTCTCAATCCGCCGCAAAGCTCGATTCTTCAACAAAAAGGTGTTGGAACTGCGTCGCCGACAAGACTGGAACGACGCCGTTCCTCTATTGTGATTCCTGCAGGAGCATTCAGCCCGTTGATTTATCCATCGATTACTTTCAGATTTTTGGGCT AGAAAAGAAGTATGAAATTGAGGTTGACAGTTTAGAAGGGAAGTACAAGGATTGGCAGAAGAAATTGCATCCTGACCTTGTTCATTCAAAATCCGAG AAAGAGAGAGGATATGCTGCTGAACAATCTGCTCGTGTTATCGATGCATATCGCACGCTTAGCAAGCCGTTGTCTAGGGCAATATACATC TTGAGGCTTGAAGGAGTAGATGTTGATGAAGAACAGACGGTTTCTGATCCAGAGTTGCTCACTGAG ATTATGGAAATCAGGGAAGCTGTAGAAGAGGCTCCAGATTCACAAGCTCTAAATCAGATTCAATCTAAG GAATTTTGA
- the LOC108461792 gene encoding iron-sulfur cluster co-chaperone protein HscB homolog isoform X1, with protein MYKTKKLCAPLSTIFRGVLPTRRRLSPYFSNSQIPSLSSHLQSSSRVPPSYALHFLLNSNFSFQNLCSQSAAKLDSSTKRCWNCVADKTGTTPFLYCDSCRSIQPVDLSIDYFQIFGLEKKYEIEVDSLEGKYKDWQKKLHPDLVHSKSEKERGYAAEQSARVIDAYRTLSKPLSRAIYILRLEGVDVDEEQTVSDPELLTEIMEIREAVEEAPDSQALNQIQSKMAEKLEESSNSFVNAYQSRNFDEAVACIQRMTYYQRASEEILKKL; from the exons ATGTACAAGACAAAGAAGCTATGCGCTCCTCTCTCCACCATTTTTCGCGGAGTTCTTCCAACAAGACGCCGTTTGTCTCCTTACTTTTCAAATTCACAAATTCCATCTTTATCCTCTCACCTCCAATCTTCTTCTAGGGTTCCTCCAAGCTACGCTCTCCATTTTCTCCTGAATTCAAACTTTTCCTTTCAAAATTTATGCTCTCAATCCGCCGCAAAGCTCGATTCTTCAACAAAAAGGTGTTGGAACTGCGTCGCCGACAAGACTGGAACGACGCCGTTCCTCTATTGTGATTCCTGCAGGAGCATTCAGCCCGTTGATTTATCCATCGATTACTTTCAGATTTTTGGGCT AGAAAAGAAGTATGAAATTGAGGTTGACAGTTTAGAAGGGAAGTACAAGGATTGGCAGAAGAAATTGCATCCTGACCTTGTTCATTCAAAATCCGAG AAAGAGAGAGGATATGCTGCTGAACAATCTGCTCGTGTTATCGATGCATATCGCACGCTTAGCAAGCCGTTGTCTAGGGCAATATACATC TTGAGGCTTGAAGGAGTAGATGTTGATGAAGAACAGACGGTTTCTGATCCAGAGTTGCTCACTGAG ATTATGGAAATCAGGGAAGCTGTAGAAGAGGCTCCAGATTCACAAGCTCTAAATCAGATTCAATCTAAG ATGGCGGAGAAACTGGAAGAATCATCTAACTCGTTTGTGAATGCATACCAAAGCAGGAATTTTGATGAAGCTGTGGCTTGTATCCAAAGGATGACTTACTATCAGCGTGCAAGTGAAGAAATTTTGAAGAAGCTTTGA